The DNA sequence gtcTATATAAACTACCAGATAGGTTAAGTATGGCTAATTTTTGTGGTTCACTTATTAATCCCGGATCTATCACAACTTGTGCCAAATACTGTACCGACTCTGATGCTGACAAAAAGACggttcaattataaaaacacaGTGTCAAAACTATCAGTAAATGTATTCCTATAATACCTTTCTTTTGATAATTTCATCACGACGTTTCTTTTGTATCTCTTCCTTCGTTAAGCTGTACGACTTGTAGTAATCGTACGCCGTTTTCTGTGGTAGTTGCATTTCAATAGGCTTACTTTCGTCCACCGGTGTGAGATCTTCATACAGTATTTTACGAACAAGGGCTAGcgaaaatagtttataataatttattcaatttaaatgattatagaaaatattcgtTCGGAAATCCTACTCTTTTGTAAATtagcaaatttaaaaaatatatatatattattttagaatacctaataacttaaaatttataattacataaagaattatgtatgtaatttatttcaagcaTCATGATGAAATATCGGGAGATAGTTTGTTTTACTAAATGTGAGAAATTAAGATGAACtcatttaatgaaatgttcTAACAGACGAAATGTTTGTCTGTGTCAAGCAGTCTGAAACAAATAGCCAAAGCTGGTCCTGACAACAACACATGCATGGACGCTTCATTGATGGGAGCATCGCCAGCGTATAAAATGTCATCGGCCATTTCTTTAGTGAGCTGAATTTCTTCGCGGCCAACCATTATTATatctgaaattaaattcaacataaaatatgtagataTCTTTTGAAATATACCGAATCAAACATcacttaattatgtttttgagaatatttagttatagGCTCttgaatttatagttttatagtttatGATTAGTTGCGATACTTATAGTTATAGTTGTTAAATTGCTCGAGGATTAAAACAGCCatcaaaataagtatataaaaacttcttgATTATTGAGTTAGTTTCACACTAAACTGaagacaaataaattacaagaaaTGCTTAGATTTTAACATCGCTCAACTGTTTACATCCCATCGTTCGTATAGCTCCGGATGGGCGTGAACAGCATGAGGCCAGTACAGCACGAAATTAAGGTGCTGCAAGTAAGGAACCATCAGCTCGGCCCGGTGACGCTTGCGAGCAGCCTGCCTTTCCTTCTTCCTGATCAAAACGATAGCTTTTCCTTGCTTTTCCTCCAAAACAAGCTGTTTCACCCATTCCTTTTAAACTCCTTTGATTTTaatcctttttattatattacactcaaatttaatatcactattattattacctGTTCTTCTGGTAGTACTTCAtcgaaattataagtttttctgTCATCTATGACTCCTTCCAGTCtcgctttaaaatattcaacctCCTTTTTAGCGACCTCTGCGAACTTTGTATTGTCTACGCcccgaaatatttttgtaattctttTTTCCTGTAATTTGAATGTACTTCTAGTATgtctcatattttatatattattctataatattataaacaaaaaacgaCCCcaccaaaataaatataaagacagGTTCACAATGGTTCTTAAACCGTCTCAATGATGATATATCGTCTACTCGAATCTAAAGAAAGCATAGACATTaaacgataaataaaaatcgataGTATTTTGCTTTACATCATTCAACATTCAAATACCCTCAAAAGAACAATCTTATTATCACTCCAGTCCAATTTAATTCTTACAAAGAGGTGATCTAGGACAACGCAGGGTCCTGCGTAAGAATTATACAAATCAGCGCCTacaaagatttaataataattaaaaaaaaaacataggcACATGCTACTATATTAATAGTGTTTACTCACAAATCAATGTTTTCGAATTAGTTGTTATAACATTCTCAAACTCTTTTTCGttgtcaatattaataaacaattcaattttctttttagccatttttagtaaataatttaaacgttGATGATCGCATTGGTCGTGCTTAAGGGTAACGTGTTTAAACAAATCATATGCATATTGATAggtgaacaaaaaatatacatagataaaaactctattttaaaatgaagatttaaatttaacttaaccCTTAAGTTATCGACACGGTGTAATTGTAGGTTTAGTTTTACAaagttaatgaatattttaatttaagataagcAGCGCCGCGCTGGGCCGAAGTAAATTATAGAATGAGGCGAGACACAATCATGACTCCTCTCCTGTTCGctcctaataatatatattaggtatataaaatatagtattaggTACATATAACAATAGTGAGTGGAAGGTAAGTATGGGACGCGAAGATCTCGACCATACATACCTATTGAAAATCAGGCGTACTACGGTCAAACAACATTTTAGAAGTATTCGCATATATCGTTCTTCTCGCAGCTTAaaatacctatataaaataaaaaaagaaatttctttATCATTTAGGCGCCCTCTAGTTTTTGGAGCCGGGGGAGATTCGCTCCGTTCGCCGTATAAACGCATATATTGGTACATACTTACAAAGTACGAAGAcaagaaatacttaaaattcgtttcaatttgtAACTACTTAACAgaatagtttcataaaaacttttaaaaatgttgacatgatttagtgtatttttctttaaacaatctgcctggtaaaaaaaatttagaagcTTATCACtgtgtgtagttttttttatataagactaTGTTTCATGTTTGAAAAAAGACGTAAGTCGATTCTggttaactatttatttttattttgaaaatagtgACATCTATTGAATCAATAATAAACTAGctgaaaattcataaatacacTCTAGTTGGCAAATTTAATGCAAAAAGAAAGtaaacaaatgttataaaatatttgtttcgttATGTCTTCAAAGAATTtagattatgaaaaaaaacattttgatatttttattacaggtCACGagatatgtagttttatttaatttattattagtattttgttcttgaaataaataatgaatgttatattaaaaatactttataaaaaaatcatctcaaaaaaatatgtacaaatagAGCAACATTatcttgtaaattaataaagtatgaataaatatttttttcttatattgtaacaaacataaaatgtcaaaccgccatattgaaaaattttagtgATTCGAGAATTATCGCTTGCGATGGAGTCATATTTTTGCGAAATTAATTCAGATTGTAGCTCTATTGaaagtttattgaaattatgtcATTTGTTTATGTTCTCTCAATGCGTTCGTGGTCAATGCAGAAAATTCACTATTGTTTGACGATATTCGACTAAGAATCGTTGTTGATAGTTACCTAGTGTCGATTCGGGAGACATCTTGTGTTGAAAAAGTTACAAGTTGTTGTGCTTGTCTGATTTTGTCTTTCACGTGAAAAGTTTGCAAAATCCGGCCTGTGCTTAGAAACAGCAGACATGGACGTGTCGTGGGGTAAGCAACGATTTTAACATGTTAATATTGTCATTCTATTCATTGTTTCcggtatacataaaaaaaaaattacagatgCTGATAATTT is a window from the Danaus plexippus chromosome 16 unlocalized genomic scaffold, MEX_DaPlex mxdp_31, whole genome shotgun sequence genome containing:
- the LOC116771890 gene encoding uncharacterized protein LOC116771890; its protein translation is MAKKKIELFINIDNEKEFENVITTNSKTLICADLYNSYAGPCVVLDHLFVRIKLDWSDNKIVLLRIRVDDISSLRRFKNHCEPVFIFILEKRITKIFRGVDNTKFAEVAKKEVEYFKARLEGVIDDRKTYNFDEVLPEEQEWVKQLVLEEKQGKAIVLIRKKERQAARKRHRAELMVPYLQHLNFVLYWPHAVHAHPELYERWDVNNIIMVGREEIQLTKEMADDILYAGDAPINEASMHVLLSGPALAICFRLLDTDKHFVSLVRKILYEDLTPVDESKPIEMQLPQKTAYDYYKSYSLTKEEIQKKRRDEIIKRKEEEREKRARRLSEMQRLARQAIEDTIEAKRAEKEKRKLELLKAGNLSALETLKEEPDDEEVDITIPEELSEEEEESSEEECADEYLPPAGLVIPGFYAPPNDISKANGLAILFPNLVLENVTPELEFLPPHVLVMLDITKRYKAIEAMSKYRREIIHIGIFKATNPHDGEHVAFSVKQFDKIDQKYDEDLVKLVFMVSIKSDLALLSLVDLGPYYVSADDTSGELECAAMFDVHYADNYNEFEDFSH